The genomic window AGGGTCTGTAGACATCTAAATGCTTCCTTTAGTTGTgcatatgtttgtgtttgtggatGTTATGTGCGCCCCTCgaggcctggccctggccctttACTGACATAAGTAGAGGCACATCTGGATTTAAAGCTGGCGAAGCGGAATGTCTGGCAAACTCTCGGTCTCTATCCCGGTTTTAGATTTACACTGCAGAAGTTTAAACTCCCAGAAGGGTAGTTCTGAATCATCCATATTTCTGTGTGTACATTTGAAAAATAGTCAAAATATTGCATAACTTACTTTATTTACAGATAAACCATTGCTATCAGAGCATGAGGGCTATAGCTTAGCAGTGCCTTGTGTTAGATAAAACAGCATTTTCGCAATTTTACAACCTTTGATCGACAATTAAGTTCTATTCTTCTCCAATCTATTCTATGCCAGAGACTCTGAAGAGGATCAACCTGACGGAGAACCTGATCTCTGAACTTATGTTCTATTCTGATTCTAGAATTAGAGTATGTCCTTTGTCCTACTTTCTATTCCATCTTATCTCCAGAGACTCTGAAGAGGATCGACCTAACAGGGAACCTGATCTCTGAACTTATGTTCTATTCTGATTCTAGAATTAGAGTATGTCCTTTGTCCTACTTTCTATTCCATCTTATCTCCAGAGACTCTGAAGAGGATCGACCTAACAGGGAACCTGATCTCTGAACTTATGTTCTATTCTGATTCTAGAATTAGAGTATGTCCTTTGTCCTACTTTCTATTCCATCTTATCTCCAGAGACTCTGAAGAGGATCGACCTAACAGGGAACCTGATCTCTGAACTTATGTTCTATTCTGATTCTAGAATTAGAGTATGTCCTTTGTCCTACTTTCTATTCCATCTTATCTCCAGAGACTCTGAAGAGGATCGACCTAACAGGGAACCTGATCTCTGAACTTATGTTCTATTCTGATTCTAGAATTAGAGTATGTCCTTTGTCCTACTTTCTATTCCATCTTATCTCCAGAGACTCTGAAGAGGATCGACCTAACAGGGAACCTGATCTCTGAACTTATGTTCTATTCTGATTCTAGAATTAGAGTATGTCCTTTGTCCTACTTTCTATTCCATCTTATCTCCAGAGACTCTGAAGAGGATCGACCTAACAGGGAACCTGATCTCTGAACTTATGTTCTATTCTGATTCTAGAATTAGAGTATGTCCTTTGTCCTACTTTCTATTCCATCTTATCTCCAGAGACTCTGAAGAGGATCGACCTAACAGGGAACCTGATCTCTGAACTTATGTTCTATTCTGATTCTAGAATTAGAGTATGTCCTTTGTCCTACTTTCTATTCCATTTTATCTCCAGTGACTCTGAAGAGAATCGACCTGACGGGAAACCTGATCTCTGAGATCCAGGACGGAGCGTTCTCCAAGCTTACCCTATTGGAGGAACTCAATTTGGCTGAGAACCATCTGGTCAAGCTGCCCATGCTGCCTGGCAAGCTCACAACCTTCAACGCCAACCACAATCAGCTCAAAACCAAAGGGGTCAAGGCCAACGCCTTCAAGGTATGTTTCAGTGTATTAAGGATTAAGTGTATTAAGGATGGAGTTGTAAAAAGGAATGAGAAATAATCCTTGTATACTGACTATTAAAAGTGCAAGAGGATATTTCAAGATGGATCATCATCAGCATATATTTAGAATATAATTTATCTGGCGGCAgcgtggcctagtggttagagcattggagcTGTACCCggtaggttgcaagttcaaatcccgagctgacaaggtacaattctgtcaatctgcccttgaacaggcagttaacactgttcctaggccgtcgttgaaaataagaattagttcttaacttacttgcttcgttaaataaaggtaaaataaaaatataataagGTTGGTGATTTGTGCTCTGTCTTTTGGTGCAGAAACTGAGGCAGCTGGTTAACCTGTTCCTTGGAGACAATAAGCTGGAGGCCGTGCCAGTGATCCCTGAGAGCGTCCGCATTATTCAcctacaggtcagtacctcacaCTAGACTCAGACTGGACAGAATGAGTTCAACATGGAATGCATAGGAGTCTGAGTTTATCCTGACAGGGGTAGCGAAGTTTCAGAAACTTTTTCAAAATTTCCCAGAAATCTGAGCTCTGATGAACTGAACTGCTCGTCCTGACCAGGAAAAAGGAATGGTCAAATAGCTCTGCTGTCTTTATGTTGGTCAAAAAGCACTGCTCTCTGAGTGCTGTCTTGGGGCCTGAGTTTCTCCTGACTAGGATAGCTCTAATGTCTGGGCCCTGAGTTTCTCCTGCTCATACATGATCAAGAAAACTCCTAGAGCCGGTACTACCCTTACCCAGAGATGGGCAACTGATGGCCCCGAACTCTGAATTTACTGTTGAGAGTAGAGGCTACTGGCTACTGGTAAAATGCATTTAGTTCATAAGAGAGTTAAAGCTGCAATGTGGCACTTTGTGGTCGACTCGACCAAATTAACATAGATATGTTTTTTAtggatctgtcattctcattgaaagcaagtttaagaagtggtagatctgttttATGTGCagtatttctatgcttcccatccTCAAGTTTAgtttttacttttggttttgtccACCAGCTTGAAACAgaataaaatacaatatttttgtttATGGATAAATATATTTCATAgttgtttagatggtacaataatTCTCTACACTGATTTTGTCACAAACGTATATTTTTGCAACCTGGAAATGGCGGAGctgtttctgcatattgcacctttaaggaCTTTAACAGCACAAATTGTTTGATTGCACAAATCACTtgactgcatgtgtgtgtatggatgtgcGTACCCTCGAACCACTGCGGTCCCACATGATTCATtaccccatcaaagttgcccatccctgtcctAGAGTAATAGTGATCCTGCccttcatctctcttctctctacagaacaacaacatcactgatgtcACCTCCGAGACGTTCTGTAATGGCAACAACACGTACTACGTCAGACCCAACCTGATAGAGGTGAGGTTGGATGGGAACCCAGTGCTGCTGTCCAAGTCCCCCGACAGCTTCACCTGCCTCAAGTCTCTCCCCGTCGGACAGTACCGCTAAACAGAAGACTCCCTGGGGAAAGGTTATTTCGCTAACTTttccaaaattcccaggttttccagaaatcctagaATGAGTAGGGAATAAACAGGGAATCCAGAATACTACAAACAGGATTTCTGTATAACTAGGGGATTTAGGAAACGTTTTCCAACGTTAATGGACTTCCTGGTTATTAAATAACATTACAGTAGTAAAACAGACAGCTTCTACAGGGCTTtcagccagacagacacatactgaATAGATTCAACGCAATTCCCTATTCTACTTGACGAAGACAAGACCATCTGATATGACCGGTCGTCTACACAATACATTCCATTTCTGTCTGAACGTTTCTTCTGTAAAACATTGTGCCCACGTCTTTCAGAAGGTGGATTGGGACTGAAACGTTAGCGTGTCACGTTAGCAAGCTTCCTCTCTGTGTTGTTTCTGATTTAATTTCCTTTACATTTAGACTGGTCTTGAACATACACTTGAACACATGAGCTACATGGTCTGAAGCCTTTGTAAATGCACCTTTTATTCAATGCTTCTGCATAATGTATGAATTATGACTTCTTCAAAATGTTGAGTCAAGCTTTTGGCTTTCTGAATTCTGTGAATTACCTTCATGTAAACTGGTTCTTAAGTAGAAGTTGACAATAAATGTATCTTTGAAATACGTAGCCTATAGTAATGTGAACCTAACGTGTCTCAAAATTGTAAGCTTTGATATTGAAATGGTGGAATCAGAGATGGTATGATCCTTTTCTAAAGTCCTTTTAGAAAGGGATCATTAGGGATTATTAcctgtggttactacctgtggttattacctgtggttattacctgtggttattacctgtggttactacctgtggttattacctgtggttactacctgtggttattacctgtggttactacctgtggttattacctgtggttactacctgtg from Oncorhynchus masou masou isolate Uvic2021 unplaced genomic scaffold, UVic_Omas_1.1 unplaced_scaffold_2364, whole genome shotgun sequence includes these protein-coding regions:
- the LOC135533409 gene encoding mimecan-like translates to MVFLPADEPDDAPASELPTCLLCVCLTGSVYCEEVVPEMTAVPTLPKETAYFYARYNKINKITNKDFAEIVTLKRIDLTGNLISEIQDGAFSKLTLLEELNLAENHLVKLPMLPGKLTTFNANHNQLKTKGVKANAFKKLRQLVNLFLGDNKLEAVPVIPESVRIIHLQNNNITDVTSETFCNGNNTYYVRPNLIEVRLDGNPVLLSKSPDSFTCLKSLPVGQYR